In Hyphomicrobiales bacterium, a single window of DNA contains:
- the trmD gene encoding tRNA (guanosine(37)-N1)-methyltransferase TrmD, with protein MSFAATILTLFPEMFPGPLGLSLAGRALKEGLWSLSPHDIRSFAKDRHRTVDNHPAGGGVGMILKPDILAAAIDGTPHEGPRLLMSPRGEPLTQALVAELAAGPGALIVCGRFEGVDQRVIDRRHLREISIGDYILSGGEPAALVLLDAIVRLLPGVMGKLESAAEESFSGGLLEHPHFTKPNRWEDAEIPAVLLSGDHKAIARWKAEQREALTAARRPDLWRKFRNGEG; from the coding sequence GTGAGCTTCGCAGCAACCATCCTCACCCTTTTCCCGGAGATGTTTCCGGGTCCGCTGGGGCTTTCCCTGGCGGGGCGGGCGCTGAAGGAAGGACTGTGGTCGCTCTCCCCCCACGACATCCGCAGCTTCGCCAAAGACCGCCACCGCACGGTGGATAATCACCCGGCAGGTGGGGGCGTCGGCATGATCCTGAAGCCGGACATCCTCGCCGCAGCGATCGACGGCACGCCCCATGAGGGACCGCGCCTCCTCATGTCGCCACGGGGCGAACCGCTGACGCAGGCCCTGGTGGCGGAACTTGCCGCCGGACCAGGCGCCCTCATTGTCTGCGGCCGATTCGAAGGCGTCGACCAGCGCGTCATCGACCGGCGCCATCTCCGGGAGATTTCCATCGGAGACTACATTCTTTCGGGCGGAGAGCCCGCCGCACTGGTCCTGCTGGACGCGATCGTCCGGCTCCTCCCCGGCGTCATGGGCAAGCTCGAAAGTGCGGCTGAGGAGAGCTTCTCCGGCGGCCTCCTCGAACACCCCCATTTCACCAAGCCAAACCGCTGGGAAGACGCGGAAATCCCCGCCGTTCTCCTCTCCGGCGACCACAAGGCCATCGCCCGCTGGAAGGCCGAACAGCGCGAGGCCCTCACCGCCGCGCGGCGGCCGGACCTGTGGCGCAAATTCCGGAACGGGGAAGGTTGA
- the rplS gene encoding 50S ribosomal protein L19 gives MNIIAQLEAEQMAAVATKRQLPDFSSGDTVIVNVKVVEGDRTRVQAYEGVVIARSGGGLNENFTVRKLSYGEGVERIFPVYSPMIDSVKVVRRGKVRRAKLYYLKGRTGKSARIAEDQRQAFADNAAAAKKA, from the coding sequence ATGAACATTATCGCGCAGCTCGAAGCCGAGCAGATGGCCGCTGTTGCCACCAAGCGCCAGCTCCCGGATTTTTCCTCCGGCGATACGGTGATCGTCAACGTGAAGGTGGTCGAAGGCGACCGCACCCGCGTGCAGGCCTATGAAGGCGTCGTCATCGCCCGTTCGGGTGGCGGACTGAACGAGAACTTCACGGTTCGCAAGTTGTCCTACGGCGAAGGCGTGGAACGTATTTTCCCGGTCTATTCGCCGATGATCGACTCGGTGAAAGTCGTTCGCCGCGGCAAGGTGCGTCGCGCCAAGCTCTATTACCTCAAGGGTCGCACCGGCAAGTCGGCGCGTATCGCCGAAGACCAGCGCCAGGCTTTCGCCGACAATGCTGCCGCGGCCAAGAAGGCCTGA